A single region of the Drosophila miranda strain MSH22 chromosome 2, D.miranda_PacBio2.1, whole genome shotgun sequence genome encodes:
- the LOC108154262 gene encoding uncharacterized protein LOC108154262: MHFAKIIILLLSVHESCLALYIKRANKMPETTRRAGGTAKGRKDEWGVFQSTLGLSQEKIDLLKSQKDQQGTKELLNRFIRENSKMLKSQKTTNRDEFSSFYRSVLKKLTASKGMLKTSLNFELENDDKPLKPMKRSRRKIAIKMVSDVPSENVDYLLKMFYQKHKIQSNYHDRDVQNEVDYDKQEHIPTDSDKDTEYDFDNLYDDEGDVGLIAKSRQSTEYGSFQDLIMQSKMIEWERENEETKLHSSSNDHFI, encoded by the exons ATGCATTTTGCGAAAATAATTATTTTACTGTTATCAGTACACGAAAGTTGCTTGGCATTATATATTAAAAGGGCAAACAAAATGCCAGAAACTACCAGAAGAGCTGGAGGCACCGCAAAGGGTCGGAAAGATGAGTGGGGTGTCTTTCAGAGCACACTCGGACTATCACAAGAGAAAA TCGATCTTCTAAAATCACAAAAGGACCAACAAGGAACGAAAGAATTACTAAACCGGTTTATTAGGGAAAATTCGAAAATGTTAAAGTCCCAAAAAACGACAAACAGGGACGAGTTTTCGAGTTTTTACAGATCAGTGCTTAAAAAGTTAACAGCATCAAAGGGTATGCTCAAAACTTCCCTGAATTTCGAGCTAGAAAATGACGATAAGCCTCTGAAACCAATGAAGAGATCTCGCCGAAAGATTGCAATTAAGATGGTGTCCGACGTGCCGTCAGAAAATGTTGACTATTTATTAAAGATGTTCTATCAGAAACATAAAATTCAGTCAAATTATCACGACCGAGATGTTCAAAATGAAGTTGATTATGACAAGCAAGAGCATATCCCAACCGATTCTGATAAGGATACTGAATACGACTTTGACAATCTTTATGATGATGAGGGCGATGTAGGGCTTATAGCTAAGTCACGTCAAAGCACGGAGTATGGATCCTTCCAAGATCTAATTATGCAATCGAAAATGATCGAGTGGGAGCGTGAGAATGAAGAAACCAAGTTACATAGCTCGAGCAATGACCACtttatttaa
- the LOC108156123 gene encoding ras-like protein rasD — translation MHLHHWCICNCNCTCIYIQQIAENFDMPFFEVSCKSNINIEDAFLSLARKIREQRERRGDNLDNEENKDKKSPGSNGLGTFTFTLSAR, via the exons ATGCATCTCCACCATTGGTGCatctgcaactgcaactgcaccTGCATCTACATCCAACAGATTGCCGAGAACTTTGACATGCCCTTCTTTGAGGTCTCGTGCAAATCGAACATCAACATTGAGGATGCGTTTCTGTCGCTGGCCCGCAAAATACGTGAACAACGAGAGCGAAGG GGCGACAATCTTGACAACGAGGAGAACAAAGACAAGAAATCCCCTGGATCGAATGGCCTCGGTACCTTCACCTTTACCTTATCTGCTAGATGA